The proteins below come from a single Sorghum bicolor cultivar BTx623 chromosome 4, Sorghum_bicolor_NCBIv3, whole genome shotgun sequence genomic window:
- the LOC8066149 gene encoding early nodulin-like protein 1: protein MAAAAGSSRVFPALMILTGVFVFLLLVVAPGVAAEAAAPPPPGLEFRVGGPRGWRVPDANTSYDWWAMNNRFHVGDHLYFKYANDSVLVVDRLAFDACNASEPLAAFADGATKFRLDRPGFFCFISGEAGHCQEGQRLIVRVMVHPALASAPAPGAPTTEPAGHAGGRPRPSECSCSDASSSVGTAIAAAAGVAISAAMATVVVLVLLLQ, encoded by the exons ATGGCGGCGGCCGCCGGAAGCTCCCGCGTTTTCCCCGCGCTGATGATCCTCACCGGCGTCttcgtcttcctcctcctcgtcgttgcTCCCGGCGTCGCCGCGGAGGCAgcagctccgccgccgccggggctgGAGTTCCGCGTGGGCGGGCCGCGCGGTTGGCGCGTCCCGGACGCCAACACCAGCTACGACTGGTGGGCCATGAACAACCGCTTCCACGTCGGCGACCACCTCT ATTTCAAGTACGCGAACGACTCGGTGCTGGTGGTGGACCGCCTGGCCTTCGACGCCTGCAACGCCAGCGAGCCTCTGGCCGCGTTCGCGGACGGCGCCACCAAATTCCGCCTCGACCGCCCGGGCTTCTTCTGCTTCATCAGCGGCGAGGCGGGGCACTGCCAGGAAGGCCAGAGGCTCATCGTGCGCGTCATGGTGCACCCGGCACTGGCCTCGGCGCCCGCGCCTGGAGCTCCGACGACAGAGCCAGCCGGCCATGCCGGCGGGCGCCCCAGGCCGTCGGAGTGCTCGTGCTCCGACGCCTCCTCCAGTGTTGGCACAGctatcgccgccgccgccggcgtcgccatctcggcggcaatggctaCGGTTGTTGTCCTCGTCTTGTTGCTCCAGTGA
- the LOC8072481 gene encoding protein GPR107, with amino-acid sequence MMRCTYDRSRANSMDTTVAIAVAVATAAALLVRVAHADIKITHIVSDARPIIFFEEFGFASGGRAAVSIRRATWQLRPGSRLTSVDVDSSLMGFVLIAGAQFPWINNQTQYYAADPGDGGGGFCLLTSDDYALPMVRLSDVPPGGVTTTVTIDYPDAYAVVFSNCQGGVEVTMDVRTEMYNLRRDDDASSSGGGMMIRDYLPVGLQPLPGIYAGVAAVYLAFLAAWVWTCARQHATAERIHAVMGALLLFKALKSACAAEDTWFIERTGTSHGWDVAFYVFGFFKGVLLFTVIVLIGTGWSFLKPYLQERDKCVLMVVIPLQVMENLLLVVIGETGPARRGWIAWTRVFLLVDVVCCCAVIFPILWSIRGLREASRTDGKAARNLKKLTLFKRFYLVVVGYLYFTRIIVSAFLALLNYRYRWGVDVAVEGASFAFYLFVFYNFKPEEKNPYLYVGDEEEEEEEAAGETDDGAF; translated from the coding sequence ATGATGAGATGCACCTACGATCGATCGCGGGCAAACTCCATGGACACCACCGTCGCCATCGCGGTGGCTGTCGCGACCGCCGCCGCACTCCTCGTGCGGGTTGCCCACGCCGACATCAAGATAACGCACATCGTGTCCGACGCCAGGCCGATCATCTTCTTCGAGGAGTTCGGCTTCGCGAGCGGCGGCAGGGCCGCGGTCTCCATACGCCGCGCGACGTGGCAACTCCGTCCGGGGTCACGCCTCACCAGCGTCGACGTCGACTCCAGCCTCATGGGATTCGTGCTCATCGCCGGCGCCCAGTTCCCATGGATCAACAACCAGACACAGTACTACGCCGCCGATCCgggagacggcggcggcggcttctgCCTGCTGACGAGCGACGACTACGCGCTCCCGATGGTCCGGCTCAGCGACGTCCCGCCGGGCGGGGTCACCACCACCGTGACCATCGACTACCCCGACGCGTACGCCGTCGTGTTCAGCAACTGCCAGGGCGGCGTGGAGGTCACCATGGACGTGCGCACCGAGATGTACAATCTGCGCCGCGACGacgacgcctcctcctccggcggCGGGATGATGATCAGGGACTACCTCCCCGTCGGGCTGCAGCCGCTGCCGGGCATCTACGCGGGCGTGGCGGCGGTGTACCTGGCGTTCCTGGCGGCGTGGGTGTGGACGTGCGCCCGGCAGCACGCCACGGCGGAGCGGATCCACGCCGTGATGGGCGCGCTGCTGCTGTTCAAGGCGCTCAAGTCGGCGTGCGCCGCCGAGGACACGTGGTTCATCGAGCGCACCGGCACGTCGCACGGCTGGGACGTCGCCTTCTACGTCTTCGGCTTCTTCAAGGGCGTCCTGCTCTTCACCGTCATCGTCCTCATCGGCACCGGCTGGTCCTTCCTCAAACCCTACCTCCAGGAGCGCGACAAGTGCGTGCTTATGGTCGTGATCCCGCTGCAAGTGATGGAGAACCTGCTGCTGGTGGTGATCGGAGAGACGGGCCCGGCGCGGCGGGGCTGGATCGCGTGGACGCGGGTCTTCCTGCTCGTCGACGTCGTGTGCTGCTGCGCCGTCATCTTCCCCATCCTCTGGTCCATCCGGGGCCTGCGAGAGGCGTCCAGGACCGACGGCAAGGCGGCGCGCAACCTCAAGAAGCTCACGCTCTTCAAGCGCTTCTACTTGGTCGTCGTCGGCTACCTCTACTTCACCCGGATCATCGTGTCGGCGTTCCTCGCGCTGCTCAACTACAGGTACCGGTGGGGAGTCGACGTCGCAGTCGAGGGCGCCAGCTTCGCCTTCTACCTGTTCGTCTTCTACAACTTCAAGCCGGAGGAGAAGAACCCGTACTTGTACGtcggcgacgaggaggaggaggaggaggaggccgccggTGAGACGGACGATGGGGCTTTCTGA